One genomic region from Nocardia vinacea encodes:
- a CDS encoding protein kinase domain-containing protein: protein MAEDDPFRTVRDGFELVTEELSAAGFADAEEIGRGGFGVVFRCTQAELDRTVAVKILTAELDTQNRARFFREQQAMGRLTGHPNIVTMLHAGTTEQGRPFLVMPYHPLGSLDTQIREHGPLWLEAVLWIGVKIAGALESAHRLGIVHRDVKPGNVLLTDYGEPALTDFGIARISGGFQTESGILTGSPAFTAPEVLEGEAPTSATDVYGLGATMFCALTGHAAFERRSGENVVTQFLRVSTQPVPDLRESGIAEDVSAVVATAMSRDPKQRPSVAALGEAIRQAQRRHGFAVEEMALQAEPSLQHRGRKSPPQGWCPPAVPPLDRRGAGILPLELTSFVDRRTEVAEVKNLLASLRLVTLTGIGGVGKTRLALRAASTVRREFADGVWLVELADVSDPALLVVVVAGALGLRDESARPLRDVVVEFLSGRESLLVLDNCEQVAAAVAELVETWLRSCPNLQILATSREPLDIAGEVVLRVSPLPVPDPDGEVSGRGVARYAAVTLFSDRATAVVPGFELTEGNKATVARICARLDGLPLAIELAAARVRTMSPEQILQRLDDRYTLLTRASRTAPTRQQTLRWCVDWSYALCTPSEQRLWSRLSVFAGGFELDAAEDVCGADLAADSPLDVLSSLVDKSILVRVEYKGVVRFRMLETLRDYGRQKLQEVGEYADMCGRHRDWYQRLALDAESGWISDRQPYWLARLEREQPNLREALEYCLAEDSEQAAEAGLRITSALFMFWSFRGKYGEARSWIERVLTHPARQSIPDRVKALYVGCALAAMHGDLEAAATLLEQGRVLAEQAPTPMTQALITYGDGVLEFYRGELAAASTSFERAADIFRSDRSGYLYIAVLTGLGWVHEMAGDAKRSVEYHRQVLSITEACGESLFRSSALRDIGIAAWLQGDWSRAIELVENSLRINRRMGSPVNAALSLDPLAWMAVDGGDTERAAVLLGAVQELWRSVGNPASIVPMPQYHDECVRLARSALGSRGYDSAIRCGQAMGMDEAVSYALGEQFIDTPHTSGPWVPLTRRERQVADLIAEGLTNKQIAAKLVISQRTAQGHVEHILTKLGFTSRTQIAAWIAEGTERRNPRPS, encoded by the coding sequence ATGGCCGAGGATGATCCTTTTCGGACAGTCCGTGACGGCTTCGAGCTGGTCACGGAGGAGTTGAGCGCGGCCGGGTTCGCCGACGCAGAGGAGATCGGGCGGGGTGGTTTCGGTGTGGTATTTCGGTGCACGCAGGCGGAGCTGGACCGAACGGTGGCGGTGAAGATCCTGACTGCCGAGCTGGATACCCAGAATCGGGCGCGGTTTTTCCGGGAGCAGCAAGCGATGGGCCGGCTGACCGGACATCCGAATATCGTCACCATGCTGCACGCGGGTACCACCGAGCAGGGGCGCCCGTTTCTGGTTATGCCATACCACCCGTTGGGTTCTCTGGATACGCAAATCCGAGAGCACGGTCCGTTGTGGCTCGAGGCCGTGTTGTGGATCGGGGTGAAGATCGCCGGGGCGCTCGAGAGCGCGCATCGGTTGGGCATTGTGCATCGCGATGTGAAGCCGGGAAATGTTCTGCTGACCGACTATGGCGAGCCGGCGTTGACCGATTTCGGTATCGCGCGGATCTCCGGGGGGTTTCAGACAGAATCGGGGATCTTGACCGGGTCGCCGGCATTCACCGCCCCCGAGGTGCTCGAGGGCGAGGCTCCCACTTCCGCCACGGATGTCTATGGGTTGGGCGCCACCATGTTTTGCGCATTGACCGGCCATGCGGCCTTCGAGCGGCGCAGCGGGGAGAACGTGGTGACCCAGTTCCTGCGGGTCTCCACGCAGCCGGTGCCGGACCTGCGTGAGAGCGGCATTGCCGAGGACGTGTCCGCGGTGGTGGCGACGGCGATGAGCCGGGATCCGAAGCAAAGGCCGTCGGTGGCGGCGCTCGGGGAGGCCATCCGGCAGGCACAGCGCCGCCACGGCTTCGCGGTCGAGGAGATGGCGCTGCAGGCCGAACCGAGCCTGCAGCATCGAGGTCGGAAGTCGCCGCCGCAGGGATGGTGCCCGCCTGCGGTACCGCCGTTGGATCGCCGCGGCGCTGGTATTTTGCCGCTCGAGTTGACCAGTTTCGTCGACCGCCGCACCGAGGTGGCGGAGGTGAAGAATTTGCTGGCCTCGTTGCGGCTGGTGACGTTGACCGGGATCGGCGGGGTCGGCAAGACACGGCTGGCGCTGCGGGCGGCTTCTACGGTGCGCCGGGAGTTCGCCGACGGGGTGTGGCTGGTCGAGTTGGCCGACGTGTCCGACCCTGCGCTGCTGGTCGTGGTGGTGGCAGGTGCCTTGGGTTTGCGCGATGAGTCGGCGCGGCCGCTGCGGGACGTGGTGGTCGAGTTTTTGTCCGGCCGGGAGTCGCTGCTGGTGCTGGACAATTGCGAGCAAGTGGCGGCGGCGGTGGCCGAGCTGGTCGAGACGTGGCTACGGTCCTGTCCGAATTTGCAGATTCTGGCAACGAGCCGCGAACCGCTGGACATTGCCGGTGAGGTGGTGTTGCGGGTGTCGCCGCTACCGGTGCCGGACCCGGATGGGGAGGTGTCGGGGCGGGGAGTTGCCCGCTATGCCGCAGTGACTTTGTTCTCCGACCGCGCGACCGCGGTGGTGCCGGGGTTCGAGCTGACGGAGGGCAACAAGGCCACCGTGGCTCGGATTTGCGCCCGGCTGGACGGTCTGCCGTTGGCGATCGAGCTCGCGGCGGCCCGGGTGCGCACGATGTCGCCCGAGCAGATCCTGCAGCGCCTCGACGACCGGTACACGCTGCTCACCCGCGCCAGCCGTACCGCGCCGACGCGGCAGCAGACCCTGCGCTGGTGTGTGGACTGGAGCTATGCCTTGTGCACCCCGTCCGAGCAGCGGCTGTGGTCTCGGTTGTCGGTGTTCGCCGGCGGTTTCGAACTCGACGCCGCCGAAGATGTCTGTGGTGCCGATCTGGCGGCGGACAGTCCCCTGGATGTGTTGTCCTCGCTGGTGGACAAGTCGATCCTGGTCCGGGTCGAGTACAAGGGGGTGGTGCGGTTTCGGATGCTGGAGACGTTGCGGGACTATGGTCGGCAGAAGCTGCAGGAGGTCGGCGAATACGCTGATATGTGTGGCCGGCATCGTGACTGGTACCAGCGGTTGGCGCTGGACGCGGAGTCGGGCTGGATCAGTGACCGGCAGCCCTACTGGCTGGCCAGGCTCGAGCGTGAGCAACCGAATCTGCGCGAAGCGCTCGAATACTGCCTGGCCGAGGATAGTGAGCAGGCGGCCGAAGCCGGGTTGCGGATCACCAGCGCGCTCTTTATGTTCTGGAGTTTCCGCGGCAAATACGGCGAGGCTCGATCCTGGATCGAGCGGGTGCTCACCCATCCCGCCCGACAGTCCATACCCGACCGTGTCAAAGCGCTGTACGTCGGCTGTGCCCTGGCTGCGATGCACGGCGACTTGGAGGCGGCCGCCACCTTGCTCGAGCAGGGGCGGGTGCTCGCTGAACAGGCTCCAACCCCGATGACCCAGGCGCTGATCACCTATGGCGACGGCGTCCTGGAGTTCTATCGCGGTGAGCTTGCAGCGGCCTCCACCTCGTTCGAACGTGCCGCCGACATCTTCCGCTCCGATCGGAGTGGATACCTCTACATTGCTGTTCTGACCGGGCTCGGTTGGGTCCATGAAATGGCCGGCGACGCAAAACGGTCGGTGGAGTATCACCGGCAAGTGCTCTCGATTACCGAGGCGTGCGGCGAATCGCTGTTCCGGTCCTCCGCGCTACGCGACATAGGTATTGCCGCCTGGCTGCAAGGTGACTGGTCCAGGGCGATCGAGCTGGTCGAAAATTCCTTGCGAATCAACCGCCGGATGGGCAGCCCCGTCAACGCAGCGTTGAGTCTCGACCCGCTGGCCTGGATGGCTGTCGACGGCGGTGACACTGAGCGTGCGGCAGTGCTGCTGGGGGCTGTGCAGGAACTGTGGCGGTCCGTGGGGAACCCTGCGAGCATTGTCCCGATGCCGCAGTATCACGACGAATGTGTGCGACTAGCGCGCTCCGCCCTCGGGTCACGTGGATACGATTCGGCCATTCGGTGCGGCCAAGCGATGGGCATGGACGAAGCCGTGTCTTATGCCCTCGGTGAGCAGTTCATCGACACGCCGCATACGTCGGGTCCGTGGGTACCTCTGACCCGGCGCGAGCGGCAGGTCGCAGATCTCATCGCCGAAGGGCTCACCAACAAGCAGATCGCCGCCAAACTGGTAATCTCACAACGCACCGCGCAGGGCCATGTGGAACATATCCTCACCAAACTCGGATTCACCTCCCGCACCCAGATCGCAGCCTGGATCGCAGAGGGCACCGAGCGACGGAATCCACGACCGTCCTGA
- a CDS encoding TetR/AcrR family transcriptional regulator, whose amino-acid sequence MARASSTPADPRRTRLSAADRRASIIDAATVVFAESGFQRSTMAQIAARLGVTEPVLFQNFGSKTGLYAAVVAHASGQMSAMMRAFAAETASVAGLLTHLLSPEHIDELHAPGSLGVIFADAMTLTAEPAVEQAVRQHMSELADALAEVVIQGQRAGELRSDLDPDAAAWLILSFLAAHRFRSTVMPDRQRLEDHIATMTLRTLVEPGSPTQP is encoded by the coding sequence ATGGCTCGCGCATCCTCGACTCCGGCAGATCCGCGGCGCACCCGCCTCAGTGCCGCCGACCGGCGTGCGTCGATCATCGACGCCGCCACTGTGGTGTTCGCCGAGTCGGGGTTCCAGCGCAGCACCATGGCTCAGATCGCGGCGCGGCTCGGCGTCACCGAGCCGGTGCTGTTTCAGAACTTCGGCTCCAAAACGGGGCTCTACGCCGCCGTCGTGGCACACGCGTCCGGACAGATGTCGGCAATGATGCGCGCCTTTGCCGCCGAAACGGCTTCAGTCGCAGGTCTTTTGACGCACCTGCTCAGTCCCGAGCACATCGACGAACTGCACGCCCCCGGTTCACTCGGGGTGATCTTCGCCGACGCGATGACCCTGACCGCCGAACCCGCCGTCGAACAAGCCGTCCGCCAGCACATGAGCGAACTCGCCGACGCCCTCGCCGAAGTCGTGATCCAAGGGCAGCGGGCAGGCGAACTCCGTTCCGACCTCGACCCGGACGCGGCCGCCTGGCTGATCCTGTCCTTCCTGGCCGCCCATCGCTTCCGCAGCACCGTCATGCCCGACCGGCAACGCCTCGAAGACCACATCGCCACCATGACACTGCGCACATTAGTGGAACCGGGCTCACCGACGCAGCCGTGA
- a CDS encoding LLM class flavin-dependent oxidoreductase has product MRVEAPGTYVADIVARLFVIPGRDLNAVRATARRAIAAYLNVPVYADFTASWAGANNWSRCGGHGGPVIARAALAAIPDELIDELFLYGTPTQIATRIRDYVEAIVTTPVLAIMPAAREMPPSSIAEIGRAYIGDR; this is encoded by the coding sequence ATGCGTGTCGAGGCCCCCGGCACCTACGTGGCCGACATCGTGGCGCGGCTATTCGTCATTCCCGGTAGAGATCTGAACGCGGTGCGCGCAACCGCCCGGCGGGCCATCGCGGCTTACCTGAACGTGCCGGTATACGCGGATTTCACCGCTAGCTGGGCCGGGGCGAACAATTGGAGCCGATGTGGCGGGCATGGCGGGCCGGTGATCGCGCGGGCCGCGCTGGCCGCAATACCCGACGAGCTCATAGACGAACTATTCCTTTACGGTACTCCTACTCAAATCGCTACTCGCATAAGGGATTACGTCGAAGCTATCGTTACCACACCGGTCCTCGCGATCATGCCGGCCGCCAGAGAAATGCCTCCCTCATCCATTGCAGAAATAGGACGTGCGTACATCGGCGATCGCTGA